One segment of Candidatus Thermoplasmatota archaeon DNA contains the following:
- a CDS encoding RAD55 family ATPase, producing MNLTTIGIPALDEHLGGGIQKGSTVLVMGSPGSGTEFFAKQFASAGTETVTYFTSTERDEDVLGVMREYGWRTDLRIINVGTKYYEGVLAKKLEISRFRQEGITLGDVRRFREQDAAKEENFLTFLAYEVSKLTPPFRVVINSLDFFLENYDSSEVLMAMRTVKAHTQHSESVTLMTMLKGVHDSRIQSSIEDLADVIIELDREKVGHEFKKFIIVQKVRNRPAMVGIIPTTFDKTGIKPG from the coding sequence ATGAACCTCACAACGATCGGCATTCCGGCACTGGACGAACACCTGGGTGGCGGCATTCAGAAGGGCTCCACTGTGCTCGTCATGGGCAGCCCGGGCTCCGGGACCGAGTTCTTCGCCAAGCAGTTCGCGTCGGCGGGGACCGAGACCGTCACTTACTTCACATCCACCGAGAGGGACGAGGACGTTCTGGGGGTCATGCGCGAATACGGATGGAGGACGGATCTGAGGATCATCAACGTGGGCACCAAGTACTATGAGGGAGTGCTCGCCAAGAAGCTGGAGATCAGCAGGTTCAGGCAGGAAGGGATCACCCTCGGCGACGTGAGACGCTTTAGGGAGCAGGATGCCGCCAAAGAGGAGAACTTCCTCACTTTCCTTGCGTACGAGGTCTCTAAGCTCACGCCACCGTTCAGGGTCGTGATCAACTCTCTCGACTTCTTTCTCGAGAACTACGACAGCTCCGAGGTGCTCATGGCCATGCGCACTGTGAAGGCACACACGCAGCACTCCGAGAGCGTCACCCTGATGACCATGTTGAAGGGAGTGCACGACTCGCGCATCCAGAGCAGCATCGAGGACCTCGCGGATGTCATAATCGAGCTGGACAGGGAGAAGGTCGGGCACGAGTTCAAGAAGTTCATCATCGTGCAGAAGGTCAGGAACAGGCCCGCAATGGTGGGCATAATCCCCACGACCTTCGACAAGACTGGGATCAAGCCCGGATGA
- a CDS encoding type IV pilin N-terminal domain-containing protein codes for MKKIWAIRKDAEAVSPVIATILMVAITVVLAAVLYVMVLGFGGTTTQTPTSSITKSTVTNGVKYTFAPMSKDTPWSDVSLLIQDQSGNTQSWAPATTDLNAGTTDVWNGTSKALGSLTVFCTFTDLAGNGYVNQGDFATFQTIGTAYSASVTYTVTVMHDPSSAEICHASFNG; via the coding sequence ATGAAGAAGATCTGGGCAATCCGCAAGGATGCCGAGGCAGTGTCCCCAGTCATCGCAACCATCCTAATGGTCGCGATCACTGTTGTTCTAGCGGCCGTGCTATATGTCATGGTCCTAGGATTTGGCGGGACGACTACTCAAACCCCAACGTCGAGCATAACGAAGTCGACCGTGACCAACGGTGTGAAGTATACCTTCGCCCCGATGAGCAAGGACACGCCATGGAGCGATGTGTCATTACTCATCCAGGACCAGTCGGGCAACACACAGAGCTGGGCGCCAGCGACCACGGACCTGAACGCCGGCACTACCGATGTCTGGAATGGCACGTCCAAGGCATTGGGATCGTTGACCGTGTTCTGCACGTTCACCGATCTTGCAGGTAACGGCTACGTGAACCAGGGTGATTTCGCCACCTTCCAGACAATTGGGACCGCGTACTCAGCATCAGTCACCTACACAGTGACCGTGATGCACGACCCATCGTCCGCTGAGATATGCCACGCCAGCTTCAACGGCTAG
- a CDS encoding orotidine 5'-phosphate decarboxylase: MKPILQVALDLVHGERAIPIATAAVKGGVDWIEAGTPLIKSEGMEIVRQLKKAFPTHTIVADMKTIDVGGAEVEIAAKSGADVVVILGVSSDPTITEAVLTARQYGAKVMVDLFNVRDKETRAKEVERMGADYICVHVGVDEQMVGGSPLSELKGLAKATKLPIAVAGGINSETAPSIVKAGASIIIVGGAIIKAKDVAGAARKVKRSISTGRKVSTDLFKKYREDELFVAFSKVSSPNVADAQHKKGAMKRIHPRIEHGVKMVGRALTVHTINGDWAKSVEAVDRAKPGDVIVVDAGGGEIAVWGELASWSCKTKKVAGVVVDGAVRDIEAIIDMGFPCFSKHIASNAGEPKGYGGIGHEILCGGVTVRTGDWIIGDENGVVVVPQENAVEVANRALDVLEKENRLREEIKKGGTLSSVMKLEKWEKIG, from the coding sequence ATGAAGCCAATCCTACAGGTCGCTCTCGACCTCGTGCATGGGGAACGTGCAATCCCGATAGCCACTGCCGCCGTCAAAGGAGGCGTTGACTGGATAGAGGCGGGAACGCCTCTGATCAAGAGCGAGGGCATGGAAATCGTCAGGCAACTGAAGAAGGCCTTCCCGACACACACAATCGTGGCCGACATGAAGACAATCGATGTCGGGGGAGCAGAAGTGGAGATAGCCGCGAAGTCTGGTGCAGATGTCGTCGTGATTCTTGGCGTGTCATCCGACCCTACGATCACGGAAGCCGTCCTGACCGCCCGCCAGTATGGTGCGAAGGTCATGGTCGACCTGTTCAATGTAAGAGATAAGGAGACTAGGGCCAAGGAGGTTGAACGCATGGGCGCGGACTACATCTGCGTCCATGTTGGCGTCGATGAGCAGATGGTTGGAGGCTCGCCGCTCTCCGAGCTGAAGGGGCTGGCCAAGGCCACCAAGCTTCCGATTGCCGTCGCTGGAGGCATAAACAGCGAGACTGCCCCCAGCATCGTGAAGGCAGGAGCATCGATAATCATCGTTGGCGGAGCCATAATCAAAGCGAAGGATGTGGCCGGGGCAGCCCGGAAGGTCAAGAGATCCATTTCCACGGGTAGGAAGGTCAGCACGGACCTGTTTAAGAAGTACCGCGAGGACGAGCTCTTCGTCGCGTTCTCCAAGGTGTCTTCACCCAACGTCGCAGACGCCCAGCACAAGAAAGGGGCGATGAAGAGGATCCATCCTAGGATCGAGCACGGTGTCAAGATGGTCGGACGCGCATTGACGGTTCACACCATCAACGGTGATTGGGCCAAGTCCGTCGAAGCGGTGGACCGGGCCAAACCCGGTGACGTTATCGTTGTCGACGCCGGCGGAGGCGAGATCGCTGTTTGGGGAGAACTCGCCTCCTGGAGCTGCAAGACCAAGAAGGTCGCCGGTGTAGTAGTCGACGGGGCGGTCAGAGACATCGAAGCTATCATCGACATGGGCTTCCCATGCTTCTCGAAACACATAGCATCCAATGCGGGGGAGCCGAAAGGCTACGGCGGCATCGGACACGAGATCCTCTGCGGTGGAGTAACTGTGAGGACCGGCGACTGGATAATCGGCGATGAGAATGGTGTTGTCGTCGTACCTCAGGAGAACGCAGTCGAGGTCGCGAACAGGGCCTTGGATGTCCTCGAGAAGGAGAACAGGCTGAGAGAGGAGATCAAGAAGGGCGGCACTCTGTCTAGCGTCATGAAGCTTGAGAAATGGGAAAAGATTGGCTGA
- a CDS encoding AAA family ATPase, protein MVQKPGERERCATGLEGLDTILYGGIPRANTILLTGSCGTGKTSLALEFLIHGAIKGENSLFISVTENSEKLLQNIMPYKFFDRNLIKSGRLVFVDLPIMYERLGMTKAELSMEEIDLLATAISDLAAELGTKRLVIDSITSVCYKLKTSEKIRDFILKLGKALSDLNCTSILVGEVPAESTSYSSFGVEEAIADGIILMANMERRGDLLRTLQVIKMRGTMHSRAKYVLDLTPMGVLLVPLLKGGSTG, encoded by the coding sequence ATGGTGCAGAAGCCGGGTGAAAGGGAAAGGTGCGCGACGGGCCTGGAAGGCCTCGACACCATACTATATGGCGGCATCCCCAGGGCCAACACGATCCTGTTGACAGGCAGCTGCGGCACAGGCAAGACCTCGCTGGCGCTCGAGTTCCTCATACACGGTGCGATCAAGGGCGAGAACTCACTTTTCATATCAGTCACGGAGAACTCGGAGAAGCTTCTCCAAAACATCATGCCGTACAAGTTCTTCGACAGGAACCTCATCAAATCCGGAAGGCTGGTATTCGTCGATCTCCCAATCATGTATGAGCGCCTGGGAATGACGAAGGCCGAGCTGAGCATGGAGGAGATCGACCTCCTCGCGACCGCGATCAGCGACTTGGCGGCAGAGCTCGGCACCAAGAGGCTCGTGATCGATTCGATAACATCCGTTTGTTACAAGCTCAAGACATCTGAGAAGATCAGGGACTTCATTCTGAAGCTCGGGAAGGCGCTCTCGGACCTGAACTGCACGTCGATCTTGGTGGGCGAGGTCCCCGCAGAATCGACGTCCTACTCCAGTTTCGGGGTCGAGGAGGCCATCGCGGACGGGATCATACTGATGGCGAACATGGAGCGGAGAGGCGATCTGCTCAGGACGCTTCAAGTGATCAAGATGCGGGGCACGATGCACTCGAGGGCCAAGTACGTCCTGGACCTTACTCCGATGGGAGTGCTCCTGGTGCCACTGCTTAAGGGAGGTAGCACTGGATGA